Part of the Caulifigura coniformis genome, CTACGAAGCGCTGGATCTGGTGAAGGAAAAGAACCCGGAAGAGTCGCCGATCGACGTCTTCCAGCGGGCCGTGGACAACGTCAAGCCGAGCATCGAGGTTCGTTCGAAGCGCGTCGGCGGTGCCACCTACCAGGTCCCCACCCCGGTCAACTCGAAGCGTCAGCAGACGCTGGCCATCCGCTGGATCCTCGCAGCCGCTCGCGGTCGCAAGGGACGCGGCATCGCCCAGTCGCTGGCCGATGAATTCAACAATGCCGCGAAGCGCGAAGGCGTCGCCATGACGACCCGTGACAACGTCCACAAGATGGCAGACGCCAACAAGGCGTTCGCCCACTTCGCTTGGTAATTCGCTGAGCGTTTGAAAAACTCGAAGCCCAGGGTTCAACCCCTGGGCTTTTTCGCATGATGCCACCGGAAGTTTGATTGCTCCCATGCCGACTCCCATCGACAAGCTTCGTAACATCGGCATCGTCGCCCATATCGACGCGGGTAAGACGACCACCACGGAGCGGATCCTCTACTACACGGGCGCCTCTCATAAGATGGGAGACGTCGACGACGGCAACACCACGACCGACTTCGACCCGGAAGAGGCGGCCCGCGGAA contains:
- the rpsG gene encoding 30S ribosomal protein S7, with translation MAKSFTASAKQLKPDARFGSLLASKFINCMMHDGKKGVAMLRFYEALDLVKEKNPEESPIDVFQRAVDNVKPSIEVRSKRVGGATYQVPTPVNSKRQQTLAIRWILAAARGRKGRGIAQSLADEFNNAAKREGVAMTTRDNVHKMADANKAFAHFAW